One genomic window of Vibrio natriegens NBRC 15636 = ATCC 14048 = DSM 759 includes the following:
- a CDS encoding TetR/AcrR family transcriptional regulator, whose protein sequence is MTVEAGQTKRANVGEIRRRNEELILQAAADEFVKHGYKGTSVQAIADRVNLPKANLLYYFKSKTGIYKALLKDILTLWNDGFSEQAAMLPPEVVLRNYIVGKMQYSRTHPKESKIFAQEIIQGAPIIADSIQFPMVNWAAGKATIIQSWIDKGLIRPVEPLHLLFLIWGATQFYADFDTEIRLIKGGPLSTEEFEKAQEFVVDMVLRGLRVTG, encoded by the coding sequence ACGAGCGAATGTCGGTGAGATCAGACGGCGTAATGAAGAGCTAATCTTACAAGCTGCGGCAGATGAGTTCGTTAAGCATGGCTACAAAGGCACCTCTGTTCAGGCTATTGCAGACAGAGTGAACCTACCAAAAGCGAACCTGCTGTACTACTTCAAGTCAAAAACTGGCATCTATAAGGCGTTATTGAAAGACATTCTCACGCTATGGAATGACGGTTTTTCGGAACAAGCCGCCATGCTACCGCCAGAGGTAGTGCTAAGAAATTACATCGTCGGTAAGATGCAATACAGCCGCACACACCCAAAAGAATCGAAAATCTTCGCACAAGAGATCATTCAAGGTGCGCCGATTATTGCGGATTCCATTCAGTTCCCAATGGTGAACTGGGCGGCAGGCAAAGCAACGATTATTCAATCCTGGATCGATAAGGGATTGATTCGTCCGGTCGAGCCTTTGCACTTGTTGTTTTTGATCTGGGGAGCGACCCAATTTTACGCCGACTTTGATACCGAAATCAGGCTGATTAAAGGTGGCCCCCTGTCGACAGAAGAATTTGAAAAAGCGCAGGAGTTTGTCGTTGATATGGTGTTAAGGGGCCTCAGAGTGACAGGGTAG